In Xyrauchen texanus isolate HMW12.3.18 chromosome 27, RBS_HiC_50CHRs, whole genome shotgun sequence, one genomic interval encodes:
- the LOC127621478 gene encoding cytospin-A translates to MKKAGRPVGNKAANGGGKGDAVTAGSSAGKTSVKSPTTASLSKAKSNDDLLAAMAGSSAGTNSSVVKGKKSTSAHSTSPAANTNNSESKSKTTSGPSGKRISSTTSKESNSSRERLRNSRNSSSKKQSSTGGSDRALTRHSRGQAQTSDSESRMSKSKSDGQLSDKVALEAKVKDLLGLAKSKDIEILQLRGELRDMRVQLGLPEEEEEEERPPEREVTAVISAADVESTLLLLQEQNQSIRGELNLLKNENRMLKDRLNALGFSLEQRMDGAEKTFGYPPTSPDPSSSVSVGGHGDCATVASSAEGSAPGSMEDLLTGGQRSGSTDNLDSESSEVYQAVTSSDDALDAPSGCGSLSSSESEGGAPACRSSSRKGSSGNASEVSVACLTERIHQMEENQHSTSEELQATLQELADLQQITQELNGENERLGEEKVLLMDSLCQQSDKLEHCGRQIEYFRSLLDERGVGYSVDEDIKSGRYLELEQRYVELAENARFEREQLLGVQQHLSNTLKMAEQDNAEAQSVIAALKERNHHMERLLDVERQERAGMAAALEECKAAVSNDQAERSRCRALLEQERQKVAELYSIHNAGDKSDIHQLLEGVRLDKEEAEAKAAKLQDDLGHARTEVACLQDTLNKLDAEYRDFQSEVQKELAEQKRALEKQREDMQEKETEIGDMKETIFELEDEVEQHRAVKLHDNLIISDLENSMKKLQDQKHDMEREIKILHRRLREESAEWRQFQADLQTAVVIANDIKSEAQEEIGDLRRRLQEAQEKNEKLGKELDEVKNRKQDEERGRVYNYMNAVERDLAALRQGMGLSRRPSTSSEPSPTVKTLIKSFDSASQGPGANATAVATAAAAVSTAPTATLPRTPLSPSPMKTPPAAAVSPIQRHSITGSMTATKPLSSLTDKRTSYTDISMPAEHLLRAANGSRPASALQRVSNMDTSKAITVPRRSSEEAKRDISAPDGGPASSLITMGSSAPPLSLSSSSSPTASINPTARSRLREERKDPLSALAREYGGSKRNALLRWCQKKTEGYQNIDITNFSSSWNDGLAFCAVLHTYLPAHIPYQELNSQDKRRNFTLAFQAAESVGIKSTLDINEMVHTERPDWQSVMTYVTAIYKYFET, encoded by the exons ATGAAGAAAGCAGGCAGGCCAGTGGGGAATAAGGCAGCAAATGGAGGAGGAAAAGGTGATGCAGTGACAGCCGGAAGCTCTGCTGGCAAAACCTCTGTTAAGAGCCCTACCACAGCTTCACTCTCCAAG GCCAAAAGCAATGATGATCTTCTAGCTGCTATGGCTGGGAGCAGTGCAGGGACAAACAGCAGTGTTGTCAAGGGCAAGAAATCTACCTCTGCTCACTCAACATCCCCTGCTGCAAACACTAATAACTCTGAGAGCAAGTCAAAGACCACCTCAG GCCCATCTGGCAAACGAATATCATCCACAACCTCCAAGGAGTCAAACTCGTCACGAGAGCGTTTACGGAACTCCAGAAACTCCAGCAGTAAGAAGCAGTCATCCACTGGTGGTTCTGATAGAGCTCTGACCAGGCATTCTCGTGGACAGGCTCAAACATCAGACTCGGAGAGCCGCATGAGCAAATCAAAATCTGATGGACAGCTAAGTGATAAAGTGGCCCTGGAGGCCAAAGTGAAAGATCTATTAGGTCTGGCCAAGAGCAAAGACATTGAAATCCTGCAGCTACGGGGTGAGCTGAGGGACATGAGAGTTCAGCTGGGACTGCCTGAG gaagaagaggaagaggagaggccACCAGAGCGGGAGGTGACGGCAGTGATCTCTGCTGCTGATGTGGAGTCAACATTGCTCCTTCTGCAGGAGCAGAACCAGTCCATCCGTGGAGAGCTAAACCTGCTTAAGAATGAAAACCGCATGCTAAAGGACCGCCTTAATGCCCTGGGCTTCTCCCTGGAGCAGAGAATGGACGGGGCTGAGAAAACCTTTGGCTACCCCCCCACCAGTCCCGACCCTTCCTCCTCTGTGAGCGTTGGAGGTCATGGAGACTGTGCCACTGTGGCCTCCTCTGCAGAGGGATCAGCACCAGGTTCCATGGAAGACCTCCTGACAGGTGGCCAGCGAAGTGGCTCAACAGACAACCTGGACAGTGAGTCCAGTGAAGTCTATCAGGCCGTCACATCCAGCGATGATGCCTTGGATGCTCCCTCAGGCTGTGGTTCCTTGTCCTCCTCCGAGTCTGAAGGTGGAGCTCCGGCATGTCGCAGTTCTTCTCGTAAGGGGAGCAGTGGCAATGCCAGCGAGGTCTCGGTAGCGTGCCTGACAGAGCGCATACACCAGATGGAGGAGAATCAGCACAGCACATCCGAGGAGCTGCAGGCCACTCTGCAGGAACTGGCAGACCTGCAGCAGATAACGCAGGAGCTAAATGGTGAGAATGAACGGCTAGGAGAAGAGAAGGTGCTGCTTATGGACTCTCTTTGCCAACAGAGTGACAAACTGGAGCACTGTGGCCGTCAGATCGAGTACTTCCGGTCACTTCTGGACGAGCGTGGTGTGGGGTATTCGGTGGATGAAGACATCAAGAGCGGCCGATACTTGGAGCTAGAGCAGCGTTATGTTGAGCTCGCAGAAAATGCTCGATTTGAGCGCGAGCAGCTCTTGGGCGTACAGCAACATCTGAGCAATACTCTGAAGATGGCTGAACAAGACAATGCGGAAGCTCAGAGTGTGATCGCAGCTCTAAAGGAGCGCAACCATCACATGGAGCGGCTGTTAGATGTAGAAAGGCAAGAGCGAGCCGGCATGGCAGCGGCGTTGGAGGAGTGTAAAGCTGCGGTGAGCAACGATCAAGCTGAGCGCAGCCGCTGTCGTGCCTTACTGGAACAGGAGAGGCAAAAAGTAGCAGAGCTCTACTCCATTCACAATGCTGGAGATAAGAGCGACATCCACCAGCTCCTTGAAGGTGTTAGGCTAGACAAGGAGGAAGCTGAGGCCAAGGCCGCCAAACTTCAGGATGATCTGGGGCACGCTCGCACTGAGGTGGCATGTCTGCAAGACACCCTCAATAAG CTGGATGCAGAGTACAGGGACTTCCAGAGTGAGGTACAGAAGGAGTTAGCTGAGCAGAAGAGGGCTCTAGAGAAGCAGCGTGAGGACATGCAGGAGAAAGAGACTGAGATCGGAGACATGAAGGAGACCATCTTTGAACTGGAGGACGAAGTGGAGCAGCACAGAGCTGTCAAACTTCACGACAACCTCATCATCAGCGACCTAGAGA ATTCCATGAAAAAGCTTCAGGATCAGAAGCATGACATGGAGCGAGAGATAAAGATCCTTCACCGCAGACTCCGG GAAGAGTCCGCAGAGTGGCGTCAGTTTCAGGCGGATCTGCAGACTGCTGTGGTCATTGCTAATGACATTAAGTCAGAAGCTCAGGAGGAGATTGGTGATCTACGGCGCCGCCTCCAAGAAGCCCAGGAGAAGAACGAAAAGCTGGGCAAAGAACTAGATGAAGTTAAAAATCGCAA GCAGGATGAGGAGCGTGGCCGTGTGTATAACTACATGAATGCAGTGGAGAGGGACCTTGCTGCTCTCAGGCAGGGAATGGGACTGAGTCGACGCCCCTCTACATCCTCAGAGCCATCGCCCACTGTCAAAACCCTCATAAAAAGCTTTGACAGTGCCTCACAGG GTCCTGGAGCTAATGCTACTGCAGTCGCCACAGCAGCTGCTGCGGTGAGCACAGCTCCAACAGCCACCTTACCCCGGACACCTCTGAGCCCCAGCCCAATGAAGACTCCACCTGCTGCTGCAGTCTCGCCGATACAG AGACACTCAATCACTGGCTCTATGACCGCCACCAAGCCCCTCTCCTCACTTACAGACAAAAGAACCAGCTACACGGATATCAGCATGCCAG CAGAGCATCTACTCCGAGCGGCCAATGGCAGTCGTCCTGCTTCTGCTCTCCAAAGAGTCTCTAACATGGACACATCAAAGGCCATCACAG TCCCGCGGAGAAGCAGTGAGGAGGCGAAGAGGGATATCAGTGCTCCTGATGGAGGTCCAGCTTCCTCTCTGATAACTATGGGCTCTTCTGCACCTCCTCTTTCGCTGTCCTCTTCCTCCTCCCCCACGGCCTCCATCAACCCCACTGCACGCAGCCGCCTACG AGAGGAGCGAAAAGACCCTTTGTCGGCTTTGGCTCGTGAATATGGAGGTTCTAAGAGAAATGCACTGCTGAGGTGGTGTCAGAAGAAAACTGAGGGTTATCAG